The genomic interval GCCAGCGAAGGGGTTCTTCGGGATGGTCAGGGCCGGCTTCACCGTGGGCGGGAACTCGATGGGCGAGGCCTCTTCTTCCACTTGTTTGACCTCGGCGAAACCCGCCGCCTTGGAGGTCATGGCCTCGTTCTTGATCTTGTTGCGGAAGGTCTCCCGGGAAGCCAGGTCGGAGAGGGCGTTCAAGATATCCAACCCTTCGAAGGCGTCCTTGGCGTAATAGACGCCCGGTTCGTAAAGTTTCTCGTCCACGAAGCTGATGCGGTAGCCGTAACGGCGGTTGATGGCCGCGCCTCCGACCACCACGGGGAACTGAGCGCCCATCTTTTCGAGTTCCTGCACGCAGATGGGCATTTGCTTGGAGGTCACGACCAACAGGGCCGAAAGGCCGATGGCGTCCGCCTTCACTTCCTGGGCTTTCGCGATGATGGTGGAAACGGGCACCTGCTTGCCCAGGTCATAGACCGTGTAGCCGTTGTTGGACAGGATGGTCCGGACCAAGTTCTTGCCGATGTCGTGCACGTCGCCATAGACCGTGGCGAGAACGACCGTGCCCTTGGTGGTGGCAGTGGACTTGTCGAGGAATTGCTCCACGTAGGCGACGGCCCGTTTCATGACCTCGGCGGATTGGAGCACGAAGGGCAGGATGAGTTCCCCGGCTCCGAACTTGTCCCCCACTTCCTTCATGGCGGGCAGAAGCACGGTGTTCAGGGTCTCCACCGCCGACTTTTCCTTCATCACCTCGGCCAGGTCCGCCTCGATCTTGTCGGGCTTGCGGTTGACGATCTTCCAATGCACCTTCTGGGCTGCAGTCATACCCTCGGTTGGGTCGGCGGCCGCTTGCGCCTCCACCGGGCCCTTGCCCGCGAAATGCTGGATGAACTTGGCCAAAGCCTGGGGGTCGCGGTTGAAGACCAGGTCGTCGGCCATCTTGCGCTCATCTTCGGGGATGGCGGCGTAAGGCTTGATGTCAGCGGGGTTCAGGATGGCCATATCGAGGCCCGCCTGCACGCAGTGATAAAGGAAGACGGAATTAAGCACCTCACGGGCCGGCTTGGAAAGCCCGAAGGACACGTTGGAAAGGCCCAGGGTGGTGCGCACCCCCGGGATCTCCTTCTTGATGGCCCGGATGCCTTCCATGGTCTCGACGGCGGAATTGAGGAACTCGGCCTCGCCCGTCGCCAGGGTAAAGGTCAGGGCATCGAAGATGAGGTCCTCGGCCGGGATGCCGTATTCTTTCGTCACGATCTCGGTGATCTTCTTGGCCACTTCGAGCTTGCGGGCGGCCGTCTTGGCCATGCCCTTTTCCTGGGGCTTGTTCTTGTCGTAATAGACGTCGTCGATGGTGAGGGCCACCAGGGCGGCGCCGAACTTCTTGGCCACGGGGCAGATGCGCTGGATACGCTCGCCCTTGCCTTCCAGGTTGATGGAATTAATGATCGCGCGGCCCGGGTAGATCTTGAGCGCCGCCTCGATGACATCCGCCTCGGTGGAGTCGATCATGAGCGGTGTATCGACGCCCAAGGCCATCTTCTTGACCACCTTCATCATCTGTTCCTTCTCATCCACCCGCTCGGTCAGGGCCACGCAGACGTCCAACACGTGGGCGCCGCCCTCGGCCTGGCCCCGGCCCACCGCCACCATGCCCTCATAGTCGTCGGCCAGGAGTAGTTGCTTGATCTTGCGGGAACCCTGGGAATTGACCCTTTCACCCATGATGAGGGGTTTCGGGTCCTGGTCCATGGAGACGGCCTTGATCATGGAGGAGACATTGCAAAGGTGGGTCACCTCCCTCTTCTTGGGAGGCCGGTTGCCGATGGCCTGGACCACCTGGCGCAGATGTTCATGGGTGGTGCCGCAGCAGCCGCCGATGACGTTCACCCCGAATTCCTCGACGAATTCCTTGAGGGCCTTGGCTAGATCCTCGGGCTTCAAGGGGTAAACGGCCTGGCCGCCCCGGTTCTCGGGCAACCCCGCGTTGGGGATGGTGGAAATGGGGATCTCGGAATATTGGGAGAGGTAGCGGACCGGGT from bacterium carries:
- the metH gene encoding methionine synthase, whose protein sequence is MARPLFLDQLKKKVLIFDGAMGTNLQTYNLTKEDFGGKEGLNDYLVITKPEVVREIHEGFLKVGVDCLETDTFGSNRLKLEEYGLGDRIVEINTAAVKLARELADQYSTPEQPRFVVGSMGPTGMLPASEDPDLGKITPDELEAIYYEQACIMIDAGVDALLVETSQDILEMRAAVFGCHRARTEKKSPVGLMAQTTLDTTGRMLLGTDITSVLSTFSRLPIDVIGMNCSTGPKEMKDPVRYLSQYSEIPISTIPNAGLPENRGGQAVYPLKPEDLAKALKEFVEEFGVNVIGGCCGTTHEHLRQVVQAIGNRPPKKREVTHLCNVSSMIKAVSMDQDPKPLIMGERVNSQGSRKIKQLLLADDYEGMVAVGRGQAEGGAHVLDVCVALTERVDEKEQMMKVVKKMALGVDTPLMIDSTEADVIEAALKIYPGRAIINSINLEGKGERIQRICPVAKKFGAALVALTIDDVYYDKNKPQEKGMAKTAARKLEVAKKITEIVTKEYGIPAEDLIFDALTFTLATGEAEFLNSAVETMEGIRAIKKEIPGVRTTLGLSNVSFGLSKPAREVLNSVFLYHCVQAGLDMAILNPADIKPYAAIPEDERKMADDLVFNRDPQALAKFIQHFAGKGPVEAQAAADPTEGMTAAQKVHWKIVNRKPDKIEADLAEVMKEKSAVETLNTVLLPAMKEVGDKFGAGELILPFVLQSAEVMKRAVAYVEQFLDKSTATTKGTVVLATVYGDVHDIGKNLVRTILSNNGYTVYDLGKQVPVSTIIAKAQEVKADAIGLSALLVVTSKQMPICVQELEKMGAQFPVVVGGAAINRRYGYRISFVDEKLYEPGVYYAKDAFEGLDILNALSDLASRETFRNKIKNEAMTSKAAGFAEVKQVEEEASPIEFPPTVKPALTIPKNPFAGTSIIKKVPLREVWPYLDLTQLYKLNWGVKGKDSEEYKKLIKEQFEPMRLKMQDEILAKGLFEPQLVYGFFLANSDGNDLIIYDGNDPKKELERFKFPRQRVGRHLCLSDYFRPASSGEKDVVAFQVVTIGNKATEIVEQLNKDGKYTDSYYMHGLAVQTAEAMAEWIHRRIRKEWDLPIGQGKRYSPGYPACPEQSDQEKYFRLLDATKAIGVTLTEAHMMVPEQSTSAIVIHHPECEYFAVR